Genomic segment of Malus domestica chromosome 15, GDT2T_hap1:
TGAGGAATTCAATCGTATTCCCGATGTGCCATTCCTTCCAATGTGGCCCTTGGACCAGCAGGATGATTACGATGGGCAAGAACATATTGAAACTGGTTTTCATACTGGATTTGGCTATGATCCCAAATCTAATGAGTACAAAGTTGTGAACTTTACTACTTATTTTCAAGAGACAGATGAAAACTGCTGGAGATTTCTTAGTCGGTGATTTTTGGAAAGAGATCAACACCGATTCTTTAGAAACTGAAACTAGTTTGTTTTGGCCTGAGTATTTCCAGATGTTCTCCAAGGGAATGTGTTATTGGCTGGCAATTGAGCAAGATAAGGAATTATTTCCATTCGACCTAATTGGGAGTCGATTCCAAGCGAATGGGACATTGATCATTTCTTTCGATACAAGTCGTGAGGTATCTCACGGTATACCCTTACCATCTGAGCTCCAACAGTTTGTCCGGTCGGATCACCTTTGTTTGAAGCTTACTGTGTGGAATGAATCAGTTGCTTTTCTTGCCCGTGTTGTGAACAGTCCTCATGACAACAGATATCCTGAACCTTATGAAATGTGGGTGATGGATGATGACTTTAAGGGTGCCTATTGAGCGTACAGATCAGATACTAGGGTCTAACCCTGTGGCATTGTGGGGCGATGAGTTTCTTATGGTTGACACTGACGGACACGTTGTTAattagttgaatatcagagtgcggaacaaacaaggttacaaaataataggaattttattgaacaaactgagaatgccgagacggctacaaaaaccctagagactacattgtgactaacttgatTATTCTATAGAGTTACAAAGtactatatatatagaaaactaacctaaccctaataggcaaggaaacgaaaccctaatactaacgggttaaacccaaaataccaaacattaaaataaatctaaataataatattttccaacacctcccgtcaaactcatggcggtacacgacatgggtttgccaaagtagatgtggatgcaagactCCAGATTCCAGTGCCAATgccaatgccgatgccgatTGATGTCGATACCGATACTGATGCCGATGCTAATGCCGATACCGATGTCAATACCGATTtccgaacaaacaaacaaaccaaaaaaaaaaaccaaaatttttttcccttttgccCGCATGGGcctcaaacaaaacaaaccaaataTAACTGCTCCAATTTTTTTCTCCTTGTACAAAGCCAAAACCTCAAAAACAAAccaattttttctattttccttgtctttttcctcttcctttttctgtttcgttttttccttccttttttttttctttgtggcGGATACAGAAGTGCAGGTTGCTCTCACAGGTTGCAACAGCAGCCTTCAAGGGTGCAGAAGCAGCGTCAGTGGCTGAGGAGGTGCATACCAAAGTTGGGGCAGATGCAGATTGGAGGGATAGAGCAGATACGATGCGGTGTGATGGGTTCAGGTGTGGGTGCAGATCGAGCAGATTGTGGGTGTGGTCAGATGGTGGTGCGATGCAGACCAGGTTGCGTGGGTGCAGGTCAGAGAACGGAGTACGGGACAAAAAACGAACGGACAACAAACAAACTGATATGAATCAATGgcagattaaatcccgaaggatcaaacctgctctgataccaagttgaatatcagagtgcggaacaaacaagattacaaaataataggaattttattgaacaaactgagaatgccgagacggctacaaaaaccctagagactacattgtgactaacttgatTATTCTATAGAGTTACAAAGtaccatatatatagaaaactaacctaaccctaataggcaaggaaacgaaaccctaatactaacgggctaagcccaaaataccaaacattaaaataaatctaaataataatattttccaacataattttcttttatctttgtACCAAAAAGCTGAAGCACATTCCCATTGAAGCAGAAGATAATGATTATGTTGTTGTTTATGTGAATAGCATAGTTTCGGTCATGGGATGCAGCCACAAGCTTGAGAGCATAGAGAATACTTGCTCAGATAAAGATGAAGATGCGATGGTGGTGTTAGACGGGAAGAGGGAAAGCTGCAGGAGGTTGTCCTCATATTCGGTTTGGGCCATTCCACCGGCTGATGTTTGCCATAGAATCAACAAGGTGATGGAGGGCGGGAGATCGAACCTCACATCCCCATCTTGGGATCCATCCAGTTGATGAGTCGTGAAGAAGCCCTTAGAAAAGTTCTCTGAATGCAGGCATGTAGGGAATGTAGTGCTGAGCTTgcaaattataattaattgtAAATATGCACTCTTCGTGTCAGTGCCTCGATTCTCATTTAATTTGTTCGATTAAAAGTCtaaaaggaaaaaaggaaagagagTATTAAATACACTTCATAAATCATTTCCCTATATCAAACTGGCTCGACGACGACAAATAATGATGCGGTGACGACGACAAATAATGATGTGGTGACGCTGACAACCACAATTTGGCGATGAGCAAAAAATGCACagcttagttttttttatatgtaaggGTCCTTCTTCCTTAATTTCCAATGACTACGAGAGACGTACCAATCCCATTAATCTATAAATTAAAAAGTTTTTGCACATGCGTCGAAATCCAATTTGTGTGCGCGGAAGAACAGGACATGTAAGGAACCAAGTATTTTCCGAGCAAAATTGAACTCTCTGCAATCGAAACCGAAAGAGGCTAGTCTCCTGTTTGTAAATTTTAAGACCCAAACTTCATTTAAATCATCATAAATTTTAAGACTACCATAAATTAAGGCTAAATATTCACGTCCAAGCACTCAACCTCTTAAAAATAGTACAAAAGATAAACTCATACTGGTTGAAATAAACTAGGTTAAATGATACAAACACCTACCATCATACATCTTCCCGGCGGCCAACTTCCCATTCATCCGCGTGTCGGTGGAAGAGACCTACCATCTAATATTCCATTCTGACAAGTGCTGTGGACGCATCTACTGATCCACACTGCATCCAGTCCTTGGCACATATGAGGGCTTCAACCGTCTCTGGTCGTAGGGAACTCCTGTACTAATCCATCTCCTTGACCGTGGTATCAAAGACAGAGTTGGTAGGAACTGTAGATACCGGAATTGACAAAATGTCTCGAGTCATCTTTGAGAGCGTCAGGTACTTCATCTTGTTCAGTTTCCACCAGCCTAACACATCAAAATCATTAACTCGGGGCAGCAGAGACTCATCCAAATACTGATCCAGCTGACTTCATCTGTTGGCTGGTAGTCTCCATGATGTACATGTCAAAGTCTGTGAGTCCGTTGTCTGTTAGGATAGCTCCACCTTGGGAATCCTCTATCTTAATGTTGTTATTCCCCTTGTCTGCATAAGTTGGTGTGAGAAGCAAAGGCAGTGTCAAATATTCATGAAAGAGCTCATGAATTCCGTCATCGACAACCTTGATATGCATTGGAACTTCTTCGCCAGAAATTTTGTTGAAACTGAACTCAACAAGCTTCATCTTGAACCTGGGATCTATAACTACTGCTGTTGCCAAAGCCAGGCTACAATTCTTCCAGTATTTTTCAATTCTTTCTTGCATTGTCTTAGTTAGGCAGCTAATGAAGGGATCCTCACTTGCGACCGTCTTAGTCAGATCAGTCTGAATCCTCCACACTTCAAGGAAGAAAGTAACTGCAGTTGGGTTAGTGTAGTGGTAAGGATATTGGCCGCATCGAAGATAAGTTTCAAATATGTGCAGATAGTCTCAACTTGCTTCCAGTCTTCCATTGACGGGGTTTGTTTGTAATTAGGATCAGATGTATCCAAGCAAGTAAAAACTTCCTTTTACTCAGAACAGGCCACCAGCATTTGATATGTTGTATTCCATTTAGTTTGGTCGTCAATTGATGGGCTCCTTTCACTTGGGACTTGGAGCTGACTCTAAAGCTCCAGAAACTTTTCTTCATGGGACTCTGATGTCTTCACATACTTTACACACTATCCTGGACTTTTTTTACTACACCGCTTCCTGCTGCCAACACTTCTTTGGCAATGCTGTTCAAAGTACGGGCCATGCAATGCCCAACCAATAGTTGACCATTGAGGATAAGTGGGTTCTTGTTTGAAAGGAGAGGCCTTAAATTTTCAAGAGCAGTCTCACTTAGTGGCTGATCATAAGTGACTGAAAATAACTTGTTTTCCAAACTCCAATCATTAAGGCAAACAGCAACAGCATGACTAAGCGTAGAATCAGAGTCCGGATATGGTTCCATCA
This window contains:
- the LOC103400383 gene encoding uncharacterized protein, whose amino-acid sequence is MSDFYQKSDKDDNIDDEHSSICSLVGAQDIIIPQSLIQKIGVPEQQFSIKGHCKGIVLLNSENSLVLCNPGIEEFNRIPDVPFLPMWPLDQQDDYDGQEHIETGFHTGFGYDPKSNEYKVMFSKGMCYWLAIEQDKELFPFDLIGSRFQANGTLIISFDTSREVSHGIPLPSELQQFVRSDHLCLKLTVWNESVAFLARVVNSPHDNRYPEPYEISAGCSHRLQQQPSRVQKQRQWLRRCIPKLGQMQIGGIEQIRCGVMGSGVGADRADCGCGQMVLKHIPIEAEDNDYVVVYVNSIVSVMGCSHKLESIENTCSDKDEDAMVVLDGKRESCRRLSSYSVWAIPPADVCHRINKVMEGGRSNLTSPSWDPSS